In Rhinoraja longicauda isolate Sanriku21f chromosome 27, sRhiLon1.1, whole genome shotgun sequence, one DNA window encodes the following:
- the LOC144606690 gene encoding C-reactive protein-like: protein MKPFIPLVLVMCIYLSGSDSADLKGKSAIFPTATDNSFIKLDASDLSYLTAFTVCLRAASEENRSYSLFSYATSSSANSILIWQQSKTELWLELGNQRTIFFVTEMNSLLSHICVTWESQGGEITVWVNGRGSLQKVGGKGLVVKGSGTFIIGQEQDSVGGGFDIIQSFVGEMTDVDMWDRVLKPNDIKLISQGCFTDGGNIIDWDLTPFTSGGNVIIEDNDDCAV from the exons ATGAAGCCCTTTATTCCACTTGTGCTTGTGATGTGCATTTACCTGTCAGGATCTGACAGTGCAG ATTTGAAGGGAAAATCAGCGATATTCCCAACAGCAACAGACAACAGTTTCATCAAATTGGATGCATCTGATTTATCCTACTTGACCGCCTTTACTGTCTGCCTCAGGGCAGCCTCTGAAGAGAATCGCAGTTACTCATTGTTCTCGTACGCAACAAGCTCTTCCGCCAATAGTATACTGATATGGCAACAATCTAAAACAGAATTATGGTTAGaattaggaaaccaaagaacTATATTTTTCGTCACAGAAATGAATTCTTTACTGAGCCACATCTGTGTGACCTGGGAGTCTCAAGGGGGTGAGATAACAGTCTGGGTCAATGGGAGAGGCAGTCTACAGAAGGTTGGTGGAAAGGGTCTGGTTGTGAAAGGGTCTGGTACGTTTATAATTGGTCAGGAGCAAGACTCAGTCGGTGGAGGTTTTGACATCATTCAATCTTTTGTCGGAGAGATGACAGATGTTGATATGTGGGATCGTGTTCTAAAACCAAATGATATTAAGTTGATCAGTCAGGGTTGTTTCACAGATGGAGGGAACATCATTGACTGGGATTTAACACCATTTACATCAGGGGGGAACGTCATTATTGAAGACAATGATGATTGTGCCGTTTAG
- the LOC144606698 gene encoding C-reactive protein-like: MKPFIPLVLVMCIYLSGSDSADLKGKSAIFPTATDNSFIKLDASDFAYLTAFTVCLRAASEENRVYSLFSYATSSSANSILIWQQSKTELWLELGNQRTIFFVTEMNSLLSHICVTWESQGGEITVWVNGRGSLQKVSGKGLVVKGSGTFIIGQEQDSVGGGFDINQSFVGEMTDVDMWDRVLKPNDIKLISQGCFTDGGNIIDWDLTPFTSGGNVIIEDNDDCAV, translated from the exons ATGAAGCCCTTTATTCCACTTGTGCTTGTGATGTGCATTTACCTGTCAGGATCTGACAGTGCAG ATTTGAAGGGAAAATCAGCGATATTCCCAACAGCAACAGACAACAGTTTCATCAAATTGGATGCATCTGATTTCGCCTACTTGACTGCCTTTACTGTCTGCCTCAGGGCAGCCTCAGAAGAGAATCGCGTTTACTCATTGTTCTCGTACGCAACAAGCTCTTCCGCCAATAGTATACTGATATGGCAACAATCTAAAACAGAATTATGGTTAGaattaggaaaccaaagaacTATATTTTTCGTCACAGAAATGAATTCTTTACTGAGCCACATCTGTGTGACCTGGGAGTCTCAAGGGGGTGAGATAACAGTCTGGGTCAATGGGAGAGGCAGTCTACAGAAGGTTAGTGGAAAGGGTCTGGTTGTGAAAGGGTCTGGTACGTTTATAATTGGTCAGGAGCAAGACTCAGTCGGTGGAGGTTTTGACATCAATCAATCTTTTGTCGGAGAGATGACAGATGTTGATATGTGGGATCGTGTTCTAAAACCAAATGATATTAAGTTGATCAGTCAGGGTTGTTTCACAGATGGAGGGAACATCATTGACTGGGATTTAACACCATTTACATCAGGGGGGAACGTCATTATTGAAGACAATGATGATTGTGCCGTTTAG